The genome window ATCGGCTACGTCAAGTTGACTGTGTACCTGTATCATGGTTAACCTTTAACGGAACATTATTTACAGCTTATTGCTTGCGTATTAGCAAAAATTAGTAATCAGACTGCCTTTTCCAGAATTTCCTTAACCCGCCAGCGCTTATCCCGACTCAAAGGACGGGTCTCAACGATCACCACCTTATCCCCTACCCGACAGGCATTGTTCGCATCATGGGCTTTAAATTTATTCCATCGTCTGACGATCTTGCCATAAACCGGATGACGCACCAGGCGGGTCACCTGGACCACTACGGTTTTATCCATCTTATCACTGACCACTATTCCGGTTCGGCTCTTGCGAATTCCCCGCTCTTGAATCATGGTTTTTCTCGATTACCCTAAGTGTTATTGGTCATAAATAAATTGCCATGTTTTTTGTAGGGGCGGGATATTCCCCCCTTTGGGGCCGTTAAATCCAGCCCCGGCAGAACAGCATGCTTATGGGTGCTGGCCACAGATCCGGGCCCCAATCATGGCAATTATAAAAATGTTCATTGAGTTAATTTCATAATCTGGGCATATCCAAGAATATCTCGGGGACGGGGCAACCCGTTGCTTCGTCCCGTCCTTGCCTGACCCAGAATTAAGCCATTTTTTGACAATGCCTAGCAATTTAGACTGAATGCCCCAGTTTCTCGCGCAGAACCGTCTTGACCCGGGCCAGATCCTTCCGGGTAGCCCTGAGCCGCGCCGTATTTTCTAACTGTTGACTGCCCAGTTGAAACTTCAGATTGAACAGTTCTTCGCCGAGTTCCTTGAGTTTGATCTGGAGTTCGTCCTCGGTCAGTTCACGCAAGTCAGCCGCCCTCATGCTTCCTCCTGGGCAATAAATCTGGTCGGCACCGGCAATTTATAGCTGGCCAGATGCAGAGCCTCTCGGGCCACTTCCCGGGGTACCCCCCGCATTTCATAAAGCACCCGTCCCGGACGGATTACTGCTACCCAACCTTCCGGACTGCCTTTGCCTTTGCCCATCCGGGTTTCGGCCGGTTTTTTGGTTACCGGCTTATCTGGGAAGATGCGGATCCAGATCTTGCCACCCCGCTTGACGTGGCGGGTAATAGCAATTCGGGCCGCCTCGATCTGTTGCGCCGTCAATCGGCCACAACCCAGGGCCTGCAAGCCATAATCGCCGAAGGCCAAAGTGGCACCCCGGCTGGCCTTGCCTCTCATCCGCCCCTTTTGCTGCTTCCGATAACGTACTCGTCTTGGACTTAACATAATCTTATCCTGATCGTTCCGGTTAAGCCCACCTTAAACGATGAGCTGTTCCTCCGCTAATATTTCACCTTTGAAAATCCAGGTCTTAACCCCAATCACCCCGTAGGTGGTCTTGGCCTCGGCAAAGCCATAATCGATATCCGCCCGCAGGGTATGCAGCGGCACCCGCCCTAACCGATACCACTCTTTACGGGCCATTTCCGCGCCCCCCAGACGGCCGGCCACCCGGACCTTGATCCCCTGGACCCCGAATTTCATGGCCTGACCAACCGCCTTTTTCATGGCCCGGCGAAAAGCCACCCGCCGTTGCAATTGCAAGGCAATGTTCTCCGCCACTAGCTGGGCATTGGTTTCAGGCTTACGAACCTCCTGAATATCGATGATCAAGTCTCGACCAATGCGCTTTTCCAGTTTTCGCCGCAAGTCTTCGATTTTCCGGCCCTTTTGGCCGATTACGATCCCTGGCCGGGAGGTATAGATCTTGATTTTGACTTTATTGGCCGCCCGCTCAATATCTACCGCAGCAATCCCTGCTCCCTCCAGCTCCTTCTCCTGCTTGATGAAATCACGGATCTGTCGATCTTCCAACAATAAGTCAGGATACTCGTTTTTCGCGAACCACCGGGAGTTCCATTGCCGATAGTTACCCAGACGGAATCCTACCGGATGAACTTTCTGGCCCAAATCTGCCTCCTATAACCTGTTCGCCACAGATATTTAACTTCCCAGTCCTTATAATCTTTCGTCCAGCACTACGGTAATATGGCTGGATCTTTTCAAAATCCGCGTGGCTCGACCCATGGCCCGGGGCCGAAAGCGCCTCAGGGTGGGACCGCCATCTACCCAGATTTTTTTAATATACAGGGTATCAACATCAATCTGGCTATGTTGACCGGCATTGGCCACGGCCGATTCCACTACTTTGCGGACCAGCCGGGCGGCTTTTTGGGGAGTAAATTGCAAGACGGCCAGGGCTTCCTCGACTCCCTTGCCCTTGACGGCGCGGGTCACCAACCGGGCCTTCTGAGGAGAGATCCGAACAAATCGCGATTGTGCACGTACTTCCATGACTGGCTTTTAACCTTTGCCTTTGATCCTGGTCTTCTTGCTCCCGGCGTGGCCATAAAAAGTACGGGTGGGAGCAAATTCTCCCAGTTTATGACCTACCATATTTTCGGTAACAAAGACCGGAATAAATTTTTTGCCGTTATGCACTGCCAGGGTTAAGCCTACAAAATCCGGAGTAATGGTCGACCGTCGGGACCAGGTCTTTATAGGCCTCCGGTCCTTGGTTTCATTGGCTTTCATTACCTTTTCCAGCAGACAGGGCTGGATATAAGGGCCTTTCTTAAGTGACCGCGGCACGTTCCCTCCGTAATTGCCTATCCTTATCCAATTCCATCGTATCTGGTCGGGCAGGGCGCCCTGATTTTCCTCTAAACCTTAACTCCGCCGTTTAATAATGTAACGATCACTATCCTTTGCCTTGCGGGTTTTATAGCCTTTGGTAGGTTTGCCCCAGGGGGTACAGGGATGTCGACCGCCGGAGGATTTTCCTTCTCCGCCGCCCAAGGGATGATCTACCGGATTCATGGCCACCCCCCGGACCCGAGGCCGGCGTCCCAACCAGCGCTTCCGGCCGGCTTTGCCGATCGAGACATTTTCAGATTCGACATTGCCCAGTTGCCCCACCGTGGCCCGGCAGCCTAACAATACCAGCCGCACTTCCCCAGAGGGCAGCTTCAAATGGGCGTACTTGCCTTCTTTGGCCATCAGTTGGGCATAGACCCCAGCGGCTCGGGCCATCTGTCCGCCTTTGCCGATCTTTAACTCGATGTTATGGATCAGGGTGCCCAGCGGCATCCTCTCCAGCGGCAAGGAGTTGCCCGGCTTGATATCGGCCTCCGAACTAGATACCACAGTATCACCCACCTTTAGATCAACCGGCGCCAAAATGTAGCGTTTCTCGCCGTCCACATAGTGCAACAAGGCAATGTGGGCGGAGCGGTTGGGGTCATATTCAATGCTGGCCACCTTGGCCGGGACCTCAAGCTTATCCCTCTTGAAGTCTATCACCCGGTATTGCCGCTTGTGCCCCCCGCCCCGGT of Deltaproteobacteria bacterium contains these proteins:
- the rpsS gene encoding 30S ribosomal protein S19, which gives rise to MPRSLKKGPYIQPCLLEKVMKANETKDRRPIKTWSRRSTITPDFVGLTLAVHNGKKFIPVFVTENMVGHKLGEFAPTRTFYGHAGSKKTRIKGKG
- the rplV gene encoding 50S ribosomal protein L22; the encoded protein is MEVRAQSRFVRISPQKARLVTRAVKGKGVEEALAVLQFTPQKAARLVRKVVESAVANAGQHSQIDVDTLYIKKIWVDGGPTLRRFRPRAMGRATRILKRSSHITVVLDERL
- the rpsC gene encoding 30S ribosomal protein S3 — protein: MGQKVHPVGFRLGNYRQWNSRWFAKNEYPDLLLEDRQIRDFIKQEKELEGAGIAAVDIERAANKVKIKIYTSRPGIVIGQKGRKIEDLRRKLEKRIGRDLIIDIQEVRKPETNAQLVAENIALQLQRRVAFRRAMKKAVGQAMKFGVQGIKVRVAGRLGGAEMARKEWYRLGRVPLHTLRADIDYGFAEAKTTYGVIGVKTWIFKGEILAEEQLIV
- the rplP gene encoding 50S ribosomal protein L16, which gives rise to MLSPRRVRYRKQQKGRMRGKASRGATLAFGDYGLQALGCGRLTAQQIEAARIAITRHVKRGGKIWIRIFPDKPVTKKPAETRMGKGKGSPEGWVAVIRPGRVLYEMRGVPREVAREALHLASYKLPVPTRFIAQEEA
- the rpsQ gene encoding 30S ribosomal protein S17; this translates as MIQERGIRKSRTGIVVSDKMDKTVVVQVTRLVRHPVYGKIVRRWNKFKAHDANNACRVGDKVVIVETRPLSRDKRWRVKEILEKAV
- the rpmC gene encoding 50S ribosomal protein L29; this translates as MRAADLRELTEDELQIKLKELGEELFNLKFQLGSQQLENTARLRATRKDLARVKTVLREKLGHSV
- the rplB gene encoding 50S ribosomal protein L2; this translates as MALIQRKPTSPGRRFQTCADFKELTASRPEKSLLKPLKKTGGRNNLGRITVRHRGGGHKRQYRVIDFKRDKLEVPAKVASIEYDPNRSAHIALLHYVDGEKRYILAPVDLKVGDTVVSSSEADIKPGNSLPLERMPLGTLIHNIELKIGKGGQMARAAGVYAQLMAKEGKYAHLKLPSGEVRLVLLGCRATVGQLGNVESENVSIGKAGRKRWLGRRPRVRGVAMNPVDHPLGGGEGKSSGGRHPCTPWGKPTKGYKTRKAKDSDRYIIKRRS